One region of Streptomyces subrutilus genomic DNA includes:
- a CDS encoding IS982 family transposase — protein sequence MTTEIDTLATALYVRVDDLLKASPHLAPWRPRVGLEPKLSDAELVTLAVMQALLGFVSEARWLRHAHARLRHLFPYLPQQPGWNKRLRRASGLVRQVLRELAADTALWTDDVWIVDSTPVECGRSRETARRSDLAGWAEYGYCASHSRFFWGLRLHLVCTLHGLPIAFALTGAKAVEREVLLDIFHIEPGLLANRPPPTLLADRNYYGRAFERDLADLGVRLLRPARKGEPERAGAELFKPLRQLIESVNQTLKGQLDLERHGGRTPAGVTVRVLQRLLALTAAIWHNHKTGGPVIRSLTAYDH from the coding sequence GTGACGACCGAGATAGACACCCTCGCAACTGCACTGTACGTGCGGGTCGATGACCTTTTGAAGGCTTCGCCGCATCTTGCTCCGTGGCGGCCGCGGGTGGGCCTGGAGCCGAAGCTCAGTGACGCGGAACTGGTCACCCTCGCGGTGATGCAGGCCCTGCTGGGCTTCGTCTCCGAGGCACGCTGGCTGCGCCACGCCCACGCCCGCCTGCGGCATCTCTTCCCGTACCTGCCCCAGCAGCCGGGCTGGAACAAACGCCTGCGACGGGCGTCGGGCCTGGTCAGACAGGTCCTGCGGGAGCTGGCCGCCGACACCGCACTCTGGACCGATGACGTGTGGATCGTGGACTCCACACCGGTGGAGTGCGGACGCTCCCGGGAGACCGCGAGACGCTCCGACCTGGCCGGATGGGCCGAGTACGGCTACTGCGCCAGCCACTCACGGTTCTTCTGGGGGCTGCGCCTGCACCTGGTCTGCACCCTGCACGGCCTGCCCATTGCCTTCGCGCTGACCGGAGCCAAAGCCGTCGAACGCGAAGTGCTGCTGGACATCTTCCACATCGAACCGGGCCTGCTCGCCAACCGGCCACCACCGACACTGCTGGCGGACAGGAACTACTACGGCCGCGCCTTCGAGAGGGACCTCGCCGACCTGGGCGTCCGGCTTCTGCGGCCGGCCCGCAAGGGTGAGCCCGAACGGGCCGGAGCCGAGCTGTTCAAACCGCTGCGTCAGCTGATCGAGTCGGTCAACCAGACCCTCAAGGGACAACTCGACCTCGAACGGCACGGCGGCCGCACTCCCGCCGGGGTCACCGTCCGGGTCCTGCAACGACTCCTCGCCCTGACCGCCGCGATATGGCACAACCACAAGACCGGTGGACCAGTCATCCGATCACTGACCGCCTACGACCACTAA
- a CDS encoding SPFH domain-containing protein: MQPIIIVLIILVVLVFIALVKTIQVIPQASAAIVERFGRYTRTLNAGLNIVVPFIDSIRNRIDLREQVVPFPPQPVITQDNLVVNIDTVIYYQVTDARAATYEVASYIQAIEQLTVTTLRNIIGGMDLERTLTSREEINAALRGVLDEATGKWGIRVNRVELKAIEPPTSIQDSMEKQMRADRDKRAAILQAEGVRQSEILRAEGEKQSSILRAEGDAKAAALRAEGEAQAIRTVFESIHAGDADQKLLAYQYLQMLPKIAEGDANKLWIVPSEIGDALKGLSGAMGNFGPMGGGSGFNPQNSGKTPAGTADKGAADRREQPPID; this comes from the coding sequence ATGCAACCGATCATCATCGTCCTGATCATTCTGGTGGTTCTGGTCTTCATCGCACTGGTCAAGACGATCCAGGTGATCCCGCAGGCCAGCGCCGCCATCGTCGAGCGGTTCGGCCGCTACACCCGCACCCTCAACGCGGGCCTCAACATAGTCGTCCCGTTCATCGACTCGATCCGCAACCGGATCGACCTGCGCGAACAGGTCGTCCCGTTCCCGCCGCAGCCGGTGATCACCCAGGACAACCTGGTCGTCAACATCGACACCGTCATCTACTACCAGGTGACCGACGCCCGCGCCGCCACGTACGAAGTGGCCAGCTACATCCAGGCGATCGAGCAGCTCACCGTCACCACCCTGCGCAACATCATCGGCGGCATGGACCTGGAGCGGACCCTCACCTCCCGCGAGGAGATCAACGCGGCCCTGCGCGGCGTCCTCGACGAAGCCACCGGCAAGTGGGGCATCCGCGTCAACCGCGTCGAGCTCAAGGCCATCGAGCCGCCGACCTCCATCCAGGACTCGATGGAGAAGCAGATGCGCGCCGACCGCGACAAGCGCGCCGCCATCCTCCAGGCCGAAGGCGTCCGGCAGTCCGAGATCCTGCGCGCCGAAGGCGAGAAGCAGTCGTCCATCCTCCGCGCCGAGGGCGATGCCAAGGCCGCCGCCCTGCGCGCCGAGGGCGAGGCCCAGGCCATCCGCACGGTCTTCGAGTCCATCCACGCGGGCGACGCCGACCAGAAGCTCCTCGCCTACCAGTACCTCCAGATGCTCCCGAAGATCGCCGAAGGCGACGCCAACAAGCTCTGGATCGTGCCCAGCGAGATCGGAGACGCACTCAAGGGCCTCTCGGGCGCCATGGGCAACTTCGGCCCCATGGGCGGCGGTTCCGGCTTCAACCCGCAGAACTCCGGCAAGACCCCCGCCGGCACGGCCGACAAGGGCGCCGCCGACCGCCGGGAACAGCCCCCCATCGACTAG